The following nucleotide sequence is from Drosophila simulans strain w501 chromosome 3L, Prin_Dsim_3.1, whole genome shotgun sequence.
AGCCCAAGAACTTTCtgattgtttagttttttttttaaacaattaaagaTAGTCGTGAGTCGTAAATTAGTTATTTGTACTGGCTGACGGCTGAAAGTTTCGCAGTTTACATGTTCTTTTAGTACAAATAGTAGCCATTGACCCTGCCCGTAGGTTTAATCTCAACTGTCCACCTCTGTGGTAATTTATTTTCAGAACAAACAGCCTGTCAGACCGAACTGGCTATCTTTTATCATCTGCAGCTTCTAGATTAaacacactgcgtatacgcgATATACAGTAGCCCACATAATGGGGCGACATTGATTGCTGACGAATTGGGCTTGaataaatttcactttcttttgaatttgattggcCCACAATCTGTTTACCAAATGAGTCAAGGCAGTGGCTCTTCAATACGACTGCCGCCACTTGCACTTTTTCCGCCGGCACTTGTTCGTTCCCAGAATTAAGCACATGAAAGGTGGGAGTTTTCGGGCCTCATTAGCACACAATAAAGGAGATATATCTAGGCGTTAAGCCGATATCTGTTAGCATGGTTAGCGTTCCCTATAAACTCATTACGTATTATTGAAGCGATTTAAACAGCACTTTTGAGAAAAAATTAACGCTTTTGTTAAGCAAAGTTAATCACTATTGGTCTGTATGGCCGAGggctttaaatatataaagctgttcatttatttacattgATTTATTGCTGGTACTCATATGATCGcttataacattttatttattcgctAATATATCAAATACATTCATTTGTCACTCGTGTGCGCGGATTATACAACTAGGCACCACATCAATTACTTCATTACTCCGCTATTTATAGTATCTTCtgtttttatacatatacgtCTTTCTAATTGCTCTTCAGTCATTAAGCTTGttcaattgaaaaattgcatCCGAATTCGGCTTGGTCACATCGTTTATTCAATAGAATGCCGACTGAACACCTAAGCGGATGGGgcgaaaaaaaacataaataaaagtaaacttGACCAGTCGGGAGCTGGAAGCTTAGTTTACGGAGCCGCCTAGGCCATTTAAAACTGGAGACACGCGCTGGCGTGCGACGCGTTTACGATttcagatacacagatacagatacggatgcTCGGGCCATCCGATACGTGTATCTAATGGAGCTAGCTGGCCACCCCGATCACATGTGTATGGGTGTCCCTTCGATTTTGCTACACTTTACACACTTGGATTGAAAACTTTTATCTGATGTTTTACAAGTacacaaaaaacagaaacagcagcagcagcagtagctgAAAAACTATATCCAACAGAGATCGTCGCTTTTTGTGTACAATTTTCAGTCGTTTTGTGTAATATTCGAGTGCTGGCTTCAATGGGGTTCCGCACGATCAACTGGCGAGtgctcagttcagttcagctcagttcagcttagtttaatttagcTCCACGTACCGACAGCGCGACGACGGGTTTACCGCTGGACTCTTGAGGCTCGAGCTGCAACTGCGATTGCGATGCCGACCGCCGAGCAACCTGACCGCTCGACAAACTCAACCAAACTGCGCTCCAGAGTTGGCCGCGAGCGGCTCTTAACTCACTTTTTTCCAGCACGAAAAAAGTTTAGTTGGCAACAGGTAGACGGATCGACGTGAGCGGATCACACAAAATAATCGGTGTGAGTGTAGTGGTAGAGACAGAGGTGTAGGTGGGTTATTAAGActaaagtttttatatttaaaactcTAAAGATAACATCGATTTCAGCTCAAGCTTTACTCttcctatttaaaaaaaaaagttaaaagaaAAAGCTTTGTGATAAATTATTGGTTTGCTTATTCTATTTCTAAAAATTATATCGAGGTTAGAGAGTTTATTACTTTAACAACCCCCTCTGAATTTACGCCCATGAAACTTCGAGAGATCTTTAgcctctcttttttttgttactcTCTTTTCAGAGAGTCGGCTTTAAAGAGCGCAATCAGCTGTTTTCGATTTGGCTTAAAGCCAAAGATCAGTGGAGCCGAAGGGAGTTATTAAAGTAAAGTGAGCGAGATGCTTTAAAGAGAATTTCTAGAATATTTAGGATGTGGAGAATACTCTTTTTAAATGCGTTTATATATTATCataaatttaagtaaatttaccattaaatttgaaatttaatgactattaaatgaatttaatcaatttaccGCTTGATTTCGGGTAAGTAATCTATATCGATCTGTCTGGTAACGCTCCCCATGAATAAATCGAATGCTtcagcatacttttgggcccACTAAGAAAACCAAAGATACCATTATCTTACAAGAACctactttaataaataaattacctATTGAACtaaaaaacatttacaatTCGAATAGCTAAAACTAATACTTAATATGGTTATTTTCAGAGGGTTTTTCAGGACGTCTCGCCTTGTAGCGCAGTCCATGTTCCATATAGGTGAATGGAGGATTCGGTTGGGTCATGCAGAAGTACAGACCCTTGGCATTCGCTGGGTAGATGAGTCCAATGTTGATGGTATTCTGGAAATTACAATCGCCCTGTCGGAACTTAGCCCAACTCTCGCACTTGGTAGCTGGGATCATCACACCCTCGATGAGAGCCTATGaatttttatagaatttaaattaaaatgcttcaGTTACCTTCGAAATTCTCACCTCCATGAACAGAATAAATGGATACATGTGACTGCAGATCTTGGACTCGCAGCCAGGTTGCAGTTTCCTTCTCGGGAAATATCCAATACCATTGGGATAGATATCGATGTGACCCAGTGGCACCCTCACCCCAAAAACATCCCCCTCCCCGTGCAGCACCACCACTCTCGAAGCCACactttgttttaccaatatatcGGTGGTGCGACACATGGTGGCTGGGTCGATGGCCAACAGTTGACCCAccaattgtttgttttctttggcaAACAGTTGGGCACCCAGTGCGGCTATGTTAGCACCCACCGAGTGTCCTGCCAAAGTGATGTCCTGCACGGCAATGCCCGCATCCTTCAGAGCTCTCACCAGCTTATAAACGAAGTATCCATTTACGGAGAGATGATGACGCACTGCATAGTACAATTGAGCCACATCCTTTGCGAAATCCACCACTATTACATTGAGATCCCTCCTGCTGTTTTGCAGCAGAGTCAAGTGCTCCTGCACACTAAAATAGCTATCGGCCGTATGGAAGGCATTCACATAGATGAGGGTCTTACGCTCCGGATTGATATCGAAATCCTTGATCTGAGATATGGACTTAATGGGCAGCTCTACACTCTGATTGGTAATGGTCATCACATGGAGTCGTGCATCGCTGGGATTGATGCCCTGAAAGAGGGACATCACACCCTCATCCACAGGAGCATCGCCTAGACAGGATATTTTTTGTAAGATCATCATTGTTCCTAAGATTTTTAGTTTAAACTTACAGAATGCTCGCCAACCGCGATTCAGTTGCTCGCTGAGTAGCTTGACATTATGTTTTTGGACACTGTCTATATTTATGGGCTTTGTTGCCTTATCCTTATCCTCCACTGCCAAAGATTGACAGATCAGGCAGACTGCTATGATCATCTGGGCTGTGCTCTTCTGCATGGTGAATTGTGCTCTCATGTCTGAATCCGAAAACAGGGGCTCTTTTATAGCCAGGTCTTATCGGGCCAAAAGACTCGCGAACCGAGACTCTCTTATCTGGTAGCTGgttttcgatttcggtttATTTTATAAGCTTCTTGCAGCACGTTTGTTGAAGGGGCTACTGTCTGGTCGTTGTCTGCGGTTCCGCGCCAAAATCTGCAGCCCCAAAAAGCCGCCGATAAGGCGGCAAATCTCTGTCCAGACTTTGCTGATTGATTATCATCCCCAATCCGATCGTGCCTCAATATGAAATTACTTACCAAAGTTTCCCTTGCAACACTTCATTCACTTCTTTTTTCCGTCAATTGATAAGGCTTATGATATCTAGTTTTTGATGGGTGCTCGAAACCAACTAGGTGCTAAATCTTTATTCATTAAGATGTATATTTTGACTAAATGGGCTTTGCTTAGTTTGCTTATTTTTCGAGAATAGTTAGTAGGGCTGTAAATTTGACTAGAACTCCTCGTCTTGACTGACAAGCTCGATTCACAATTCCAAATTTACGCTAATGAGGTAGCGGCGGTTGTTGTCTGACTCTGATTCTTTTCCCAACGGAATTTCTCTAGAGTGGCCTTAAAATTAGGTTCCTTAGGTGGTAAAGTTGTGTATGAGGGAGCATCGCTAGTCCAGgccaaaaaaaatcataaataaatatgcaaagaaTCCAGAGAAGAAGACGAGATGAACCAAATAACAAGAGCATGGCAggttaaacttaaattttaaacagTTTATTCGTGTGGGCACACAAGAactaattcataaaaataataaataaattgagaggtgtactaaaaataaacattggTAGTCAGAAATACTTGATGCCACGATCCGTGGCATCTTTTCACTGGCTTCTGCTCCCCTGCTGCTCCAAATTGGACTAAAATTAGCATTCCGCTCtgttttgtgttgtgttttctttttggatGTTGCGAATGGATCTGTTAGTTGAATGCTTTGATTTAGAACTTCAGACCAGCCTGGACATCGGACATGATGTTGGCGGACTTCTGCAGCTGCTCAACTTCGGTGGGAGTCAAGATCTGCTTGACCACGGATGTCACACCGTTGGCATTAAGAATGCAGGGCAGCGAGAGGAACACATCCTTGTCAATGCCATGTTCGCCCTATgagataaaaatataatatattagaACATCTTTACAATCATATAGAAGTTTTATAAAAGTAATCTTACCAAAACGGAGGTGGAGACGGCGGCCACGCTGCTCGTGTTGCGCAAGATGGCCGAGGCCAAGGAGGCGGTACTCAGACCAATGGCCCAGGAGGTGTAGCCCTTTAGCTTGATCACCTCGTAGGCGGAGTCCACCACCTGCTTGTGCAGCTCGTTCCACTTCTCTGGATCCTCGCCGGTGCCCAGAGTGGGGTTCAGCTCGCGCAAACGCACGCCGGCAATGTTCACTCCAGACCAAACGGGCACGGAGCTGTCGCCGTGCTCACCGATGATCCAGCCGTGGCAGGAGGTGGGTGCCACGCCCAGGCGCTGCGACATCAGGAAGCGGAAGCGGGACGAGTCCAAGTTGGTGCCGCTGCCGATCACGCGGTTCTTGGGCAGACCGGACAGCTTCCAGGCCACGTAGGTCATGATGTCCACGGGATTGGACACCATAAGCAAAATGGTATCGGGACTGTACTGTAAGTGGAAATGAGTTTTAGATCCGAATATCTATATTAGTTTCTTGATTGTGGACATGAACTTACCTCCACCAGCTTGGGAATGATGTTCTTGAGGATGTCTGTGTTGCGCTGCACGAGGGACAGACGGGACTCGCCCTCCTTTTGGCGCACTCCGGCGGTCACGATGCACAGACGGGAGTTGGCCGAGGCGGCGAAGTCGGTGCTGGCCGTGATCTGGGGGTTCTTCAGGAAGTTGGAGCCGTGCTGCAAATCCATCAGCTCGCCCTGCAGCTTGTCGGCGCAGACATCGATGAGGCACACCTCCTTGGAGACGTTCTGAGCCAGGATGCTGAAGGCGCTGGCCATGCCAACCTGGCCGATGCCCACAATGGTGACCTTGTGCCCGGAGCTGGGCAGGACCTCAGCAACCTGGGCCAACAGACTGTCCTTAATGGCGGCCATTGCTAGGAggtaataattaaaattatccTTTAATATTCCGTCAAAGAAAGCAAAGCACATTTCCCCTGGGAGATTACCCATTTTGATTGCTATCACGTGCCTATGATTTAGTTAAAACAgtcacaattttttttgggaaaactCTTTTccccacacacagacacacacatactgCTTAGTTGGCGTTCTTTAACCTTCACGAAGGTCGTATTAATGAGAAAAAAGCGACATCGCCACAACACGCAACCGGACCGAACCGAAAACATTGCCGAAAAAATTAACTTGTgatttttttgctcttttatATAGCAATTCATAGAGCCACATGACACTGCCAGTCAATTAGGGTCTTCTTCATTCACACAGATAAAATCTAATTAGGCCCAAATGGAAGTTTTATCAATGAAAAAGTTTGCTACCTTATGGAATTAATCCCCCGATTCAGCTCTAATCGTTTTATTTCTGATTTGGCAAACAGTCATACTGACTTCCTCGAAAGTTGGCAGTTTTTTATCTTATCACAAGAGTTTCAAACAATTATAGCAATTTGATTAATCCAATTATGGCATAGCTATGatgattaataaataaataatacaatgaCGTAGGACTAAGCTTATCGCACATAGGAAGAGTTTTGGGGGGCCAAAGTTGAGTTTGTTGCcaatatttgcaatattatttCAGATTAGATTGCTAAAGATTATAAGTGCATATTGAAACTATTATCagtgagaaaatatttatataaacatCTGGCAcgttttttaattagaatCTGCTTCAGGTTGAGTGTTTTCCTAGCTTGAATTACGACTGCAGTTATGAGTTCTGAAGAACTTGGGTGGGGTACAAAAACCCAAGAGTTCTGATGAGTTCCGCAAGTGCGAGGTACGAAAAGTCAGGGAAATGtcacaaatatataaaaaactagATAATGATTTATGGCTGAGTGATCacggtttatttttattgggaACGAGTATCTAGTATTAGTAAGTATTAGTATTAGTGACAGATAAAAGGGAACTAATTGCTTTTGCTCTTTTTAAAGAATCTAGATATATTAATGACAGacacgaattatttaaaacaaactttgtAGATACAAAAAGATAACTTTTCTGtcaatatacaaaataatttcatgaAATGTCATATTTTCGGAAactttaagtttttaatttaaaaactcatATCTGCGCCACACTTGTTGCAAGCTATGAAAATGTGCGTCAAAATTGGGCCTACGCATGACCTTCTCTCAAAGTCAAATGCGGTTGTTCCACTTTACTTGGGCGGTGCGACGTCACCCCgtcggaaaatggggaaatcaGCTGTTTGCGACATGGCGCATGCTCCCGTtgaaaacgaaagtgaaagtCAATTGTACATCCAATTGTCACCCCACCCACTTCGCGGGAAACCCCGGAAATCCGGCCCACCCCACTAACGGTTCAGGTGCGGAAGGCCAAGGGCGAGGTTCGGTTTTCGGCAACGAACGATGCACTTGACCCCTGGAAGTTGAATGCACCCTGATGAGGCAGGAAGTTGACCCCCGGCTTGTACTACTAATTCTCAGTTATCCTGCACATTCACAAATACTggttttttccaagtgcatgCTAATATATATGCTTACTTTTggattggttttgttttaattttattttttttcactggATTATTTTGGGCGCCTCTGAACTTTGAGGTCGTCGACGTTCCGTTCACTTTGCGCGTTCGTTGCGAACTGTTTGCACTTCAAGCGGACTGCTTTGGAATTTAGCTGCCGCCGCTGGATTTTGTAGCCTCCGCAGCCACTTTTCTCTCACCacctctctcgctctttccTTCGCAGCCagtacactcagaaaaataagACCTCgtatttggcaaataaacaacGGACTAAAGTGTTGAGCAAAACCTTTCAAAATtcatattgaataaaaaattgtttcctaaaattatattaactgaataataaaataattttataaccaatcaaaacaaatttaaacaaataaaaatatattatcgTTTGActttatgtattattattgcataaatatttaacttggtTTAGATCATCAAAGTAAATAGTAAAGAtgcatttttttcagtgtaggCAGCTGTTTTGGACCTCTCTGCCAGCTGCGCCAGGATGAATGACGAAACGGCCTCTGTGGCGTTGTGAAAGTGAGCGGCATTTCTCTTGCTCGCTCTTTCGCCGCCTGTGTTTGTTGGTGTTGCGCTCTCCAGAGTTTTTGGCTCCATTCGGCCAAGTTAGTCAAGGTGACCTTTGCTGGTTTTCCTTATATTTTCCTCTATTTATAGGCGGCACGTTTACGTCTGTTTTTCCGGGATTTCGTTAGTGGAGTTGTTGGATAATTCTTCATTTACAATTCCCCTGGGGCATAAATTACTTTTTGATCTTAAATGCTGAATTTGTTCCATTTTTCCGAGTAGGTGGTTGTTTATTTGAGCCTCGTGACAGCAGCTGGGGATCTTTGGACTAACACGTGCCCAAGATCACATACGCATAGGGGACCTGTTTattggagtgtgtgtgtgtgtgcagccaattttggccaactgcccAGTCAGGCGGCTGCTGCAGTTAATTTGGCCAACAGATGGTGCATGGAATTATGTGTGATTAGGAAATACCCTGTACTAAGCAGCTTGTGTTATATGATTAAGCTTATTCCATgtaatcttaaaataaattaatcttAAAAAGGACCAGCTTTAAGAACACTGGCTGTTTTATtgattatgtatgtatattatgCTTAGTAacaattattacattttattaagaGTGTACGGCATTTCACACCTGTTAAGCTGGATTAAAGCAGACTTTCGCTAATTGTTTCGAATACGTCATTGCCAAGTCTTATTGACTTGCATTGCGGGGAGAGAATTCCATAGAGAGTCCTCAAGAGATCTGTAGAGAGAAATAGAAGCAGAGGGAGATCCCCAGAGAGAAGTTGCTCCACCAGTTTGCCGGCGTTCGTGACTGGCAACACATTTTACAGACTGACACACACTCAACATTTATTCGCCAGTGATTCACTGCACTCTCTTTATTTTCGCAAGCATTTCGACTTAATACGTCATCATTGCCGCCGGTTCAGCTTGTGTGGAAGTGTGATGAGCGGTTTATTGGTCTCTCAATGTCACTGCAATTTAACGCAATCGTTGTGAAAGTGTCGGCGAGGGTGACCTACTTTTTGAATTGACCCAAGTCAATGTCAATGCACTTCCTCTCTTTCCTCTTGACACTCTTGCCCCAAACATTTTTTGGGGTCATGACGTCGTCTCGCCCTTCAATTGTGAAATGCGGCCGAGAGTGAGTTACCCGTGAATATACTCACATATGCACTTATGGGAACTTGTTTTGTTTAGGTCTGGgtttgttgaacttttgtttgtGGCTGCGGTGTCATGATTTGTTTTCTGGGAATTTCTAGTGCTCACTCAGAATTCTGTAAGATAAAACTAAAATGTGCATTGCTTATGCCAAGAAATCTAATATCAAGAGTATTTAGTAACTAATATATCAATATGTATACAATTCAATATTCAATCtttgtttcatatttaaaaaggtttttttttttacttagttACCTTTTTCCTGATGcttatttaaatcaaacaacaattgtaaatcttaattattttcaagaGATACTGGCGCCATCTAGCGGCCTCTTGCTTAATACAGTTGCGCCTTTGATAACTGCCGCTAGGGGCGCTAGAAAACAATGTGTAGAATACATTTGACGTGTAGAAGACAAGTTATTGCAGTAAAAGGTTCAACAAAAGTAagcaatattaaataaaaatgttttttcttaTATGATCTTGGATTAAGCGTAGCCAATTGAACACTTTTTTAACTAA
It contains:
- the LOC6737010 gene encoding L-lactate dehydrogenase, which encodes MAAIKDSLLAQVAEVLPSSGHKVTIVGIGQVGMASAFSILAQNVSKEVCLIDVCADKLQGELMDLQHGSNFLKNPQITASTDFAASANSRLCIVTAGVRQKEGESRLSLVQRNTDILKNIIPKLVEYSPDTILLMVSNPVDIMTYVAWKLSGLPKNRVIGSGTNLDSSRFRFLMSQRLGVAPTSCHGWIIGEHGDSSVPVWSGVNIAGVRLRELNPTLGTGEDPEKWNELHKQVVDSAYEVIKLKGYTSWAIGLSTASLASAILRNTSSVAAVSTSVLGEHGIDKDVFLSLPCILNANGVTSVVKQILTPTEVEQLQKSANIMSDVQAGLKF
- the LOC6737009 gene encoding lipase member H; translation: MRAQFTMQKSTAQMIIAVCLICQSLAVEDKDKATKPINIDSVQKHNVKLLSEQLNRGWRAFCDAPVDEGVMSLFQGINPSDARLHVMTITNQSVELPIKSISQIKDFDINPERKTLIYVNAFHTADSYFSVQEHLTLLQNSRRDLNVIVVDFAKDVAQLYYAVRHHLSVNGYFVYKLVRALKDAGIAVQDITLAGHSVGANIAALGAQLFAKENKQLVGQLLAIDPATMCRTTDILVKQSVASRVVVLHGEGDVFGVRVPLGHIDIYPNGIGYFPRRKLQPGCESKICSHMYPFILFMEALIEGVMIPATKCESWAKFRQGDCNFQNTINIGLIYPANAKGLYFCMTQPNPPFTYMEHGLRYKARRPEKPSENNHIKY